Part of the Notamacropus eugenii isolate mMacEug1 chromosome 5, mMacEug1.pri_v2, whole genome shotgun sequence genome is shown below.
TCCATAAGATTAAAATTCCTTGGACTGGAGGTTGGGAGCTGGAATCTGCCTGAGGTCATCTGTCTGCCCCTTCCCCCAGCTTTGGTAAGAGGCTTTCCCCTGGCAGCCAGAAGGCAGGAAGCCACCTGTAAACAGGTAACAAGCCTTTCCTCTCCAGTGTCCCAAATGGGCCTAGGGCAGAGCAGACACCAGCAGGGTTGGTTTACCTGCCCTCCTCCCACTGAAAACTTAAGGGACTCTAAGTTAAAACTTAAGGCAAGGATGGAGGCAAGGGTCCGCTGCATTCCTGTCCCTGCCCCCGACCCAACCACTGCTGTCTGAGGTCAAAGTGCAGGCCAGCCTCCCTCCTCAAAGAAGATGAGGGCACTCAAGAAAGACCTCATGACTCTGGGTTTTCTGAGGAAAATAGAAGTCCAGTTTTGTTGGGAACACCAGAGGAAGAGGACAGGAGGTCAGAGGGTAGAAGGCAAGAGGATCGCTTAGCTCATGGCTCTCAGAAAGGAAGGCAGCACTGAGGAACATGACCTCGGGCTTCCTGGAAGCTGTGCCTAGACTGAAAGGGTTTCTCCTGGCCCATAGACACAACTGGTAATAATGACAAAGAAGTCCACTGCCCTCCTGGGGCaggtgcttggcacatggtagagaATGGCTCCCCGTCCTCCAACGTGGTGGCAGAGATGAGACCACCAGGAGCAAGGGAGCCATCAGAATCCAAGGCTACATGTTTGGAAGTGGAAGGCCCCTTAGGGTTCAGCTGAGCAAGGGTCAGGCAGGGTGGGAACAATGGAAGTGTTTGCAGCCCTCTTCCAAAGAAGGATGTGACCAAAGAGGCCCACAGCTGTCCTAAGGCTGGTGCTGGAAGCATCCATCAAAGGCAGGGCTCTGGGGAAAGTCTTGACCCACCTCACTAGTAATTTAATTCTTCttaaggggagaaggaaagatggaaagtacTTAACCGGGGCTGGTTCTTACTGGGGAGGAACTGTCTGCTGCTGGCAGAACAAGGTAACTGACCTCCTCATCTTGGAGAACTGATAGAGGAGCAGAGGAAGACCAGGATAGCCAGACAGGCACCCAAGAGCTCCATGGAACAGATttcaagaaattcagagaaaagctAGGTGGGATCCCCAGGCCCCCAATTCTATGCAGAGAGGTAGACAATGTCGGTATCACAGGGAACTCCTCAAAGACTTGGAAAGTAGAGGAAGCCAGGCCAGGGATAGAATTTGACTAAGGCACACAAAAAAGGGGGCTTTTAAAGCCACATGAATGAAAGGAGAGGGTCAGAGAAGTGGAATCATGGTAACTTTGAGGTGAACTACTCAACTCTCCTTGCTTTGGGGTGGCTTTTCTTTGAAGACTTGGACTAGGGATGACtgatcagaaaggattttgacTATTGAAATGCAAAGTGATGAGAAATAGAAGGGGGCAGGCCATGAGCAACCTTGATGAGTTTGAGTTGGAGGTTCATGAGTTAGTGCCAGAAGGGCTATTAAGGGCCATTCAGtgaagcccctcattttacaaggcCCGAATCAGTTCTGTGATTcaaccaaagtcacacaggtaacaaatgGACCCAACTCCTATGACTGCAAGTCCATTTTTCTGCCATCTGTCAAGACACCTGACCAAGGTGAACTATGTCTTTGCGCAGAGGGGATTACTGAGTCCCCTCAGTGACATCAGCAAGATTGTGGAGAATAGGAGAGAGGGATCCCAGGGCTGGAGAAGGGCACAGGTCTTGATTTTTCTAAAAAGATACCTAATAGTACCCGTGGATTATAAGCCAAGAACATagtattaaagggatggttaatgaacatttagaaaagaaagcagtgattCAGAGAACTTACATAAACCATCAGGAAGGAGTCTGGAGCCTCTTCATGGACCAAAGATCACATGAGCTTAAACAGAGGGCTTCCTAGAACAAGGGCTGAATGAGGTAATGAGGCCAGCTAGAGATTATCACAGTGGAGAGatccctggacctggagtcaggaagacctgaattcaaattcaggcgTGGACATTCACTAgccatatgactttgggcaagtcacctaatcactgtctgcctgtttcctcaatcTTGGCACTTAccctgcagggttgttgtgagggtcaagggtgtctggcacatagtaggtacttaattaacaCTTATACCCTCACCTCCTGTGTAAGTCCTTTGTCATTGCTGGCCCTGTGTCACCCCtgccccctttcttcttctctccccctttctcaatctctctctccctccctctcctggcAGGCCCAGGAGCCTGGGCAGCTCTGACCCAGGATATGTGTTTTCCCTGCAGCTCTTTGAAGGCTTGAAGGCATTCCGAGGCAAGGATCAGAGAGTGCGGCTCTTCCGCCCCTGGCTCAACATGGACCGCATGTTACGCTCCTCCTTGCGGCTCTGCCTTCCAGTAAGAGAGCCCCGGGATCGGGCCATTGCCCGAGGTAGAAAGTGGTAGAAgtccccttccctcaccctctTTCCCCTAGCTCTGAGGCTTGCCACTCATGTGGCCATggatcattctctttcctttctgaacctcagttttcccctctgtaaaatgagttgggatTGAGCCAGATGATCCTAAAGGTCTTCTTAGGCTCCTGTCCCAGGGTGTTGCCTCTCCTCTAGAACTTTAACAAGCTGGAACTTTTGGAATGCATCCGACGCCTGGTGGAGATCGAGGAGGAATGGGTGCCTAGTGGGGATGAAAGGAAGGCTAGCCTCTACATCCGGCCCATCTTAATCGGCAATGAGGTAGCTCCTGAGGGAAGGGAGGATTGCCCCCGGGAGGGCAGGCAGATCCCTGACAGGGAAATGGTCCctcagaggggaagggagaatgggCTTATGTCTCTGTGGAGAGGTCAGGGGAAGGGAAACCGAGCGGAGCTCAGCCTGGAGCCCAGTGTGTCTGAGGCCTCTTGGGGCTTCAGGGGAGCCTGGGCACCTGGCATTCTGACAGCCCCCCATTCCTCAGTCCTCCCTAGGTGTTCACCCTCCCACAAAAGCCCTGCTGTATGTCATCCTGAGTCCTGTGAGCAGTTACTTCTCTGGGGACTCCTTAACACCTGTAGCGCTACTGGCCGACCCCCGCTTTGTCCGGGCCTGGGCTGGAGGAGTTGGTGACTGCAAGCTGGGAGGGTGAGCAGAATGACCCCAACCTCTGACCTTTGCCCTCAGCCCTGACTTGTGTCACCTCCAACCTCCAATCCTCTCCCCCGGTGGGTCTGGGTCACATTTGGTCTTGGTGTCAGATGAGAACAGGACAGAGCTCTGCCTGTGTAGGATGGTCCAGGGAATGGATGCACATGGAGGCAATGGGAGCATGGTCTCTCCTTGGGCCAGGTGTGATGGAGGCTTGGGGAACATTTCCCAGAGTTGGATCCATGAGGATTGGTGCTGGAGGGGACTGTGGGAGTCCGCTTGTCCTGGGTCCCAGCAGGGAGCCCTCCCTGGGGAGAGGGATGGCAGGCCTGTGAATGTGGGCACTGAGCCTGATTCCCCACCATGGTAGGAATTATGGGCCAACGGTGTTTGTGCAGCAGGCTGCTGACCAACAGGGTTGTGAGCAAGTCTTGTGGCTTTATGGTCCAGACCACCAGCTCACGGAGATAGGGACCATGAACATCTTCATCTTCTGGACTGATAAAGATGGCGGTGAGTGGCGGCCCAGCAGCCCCTGACCCCAGAGCTGTGGCTTCCATGGACCCCGCCTGTGTTCCAGGGCTTAGCTCAGGGGCTTCCAGACAGGAAAGGGCATTGAAACCCTGTCCTAGGAGGCACCCATGAAGGCTCTAGACAGGATGGGAGGCTGGAGGGGATGAGACAGAGCACtggtgaaggagagagagggcagCACCAGCAGGGGCCAAGGGGACACTGGGGCAAGATATCTGGGGCAAAGGCTTCTTTTCCCTGCCCCCAACTCCCCatatctattattattttattcttgttACATTTGAAGTTCTGAgctgtcttcctccttccttccccacactAAGGGAAAGCTTTTTAAGGAGACAGTTGTCCTGTAGTAGACAGAGCGGCTGGAGGCATGGGCAGCTGTGGGGCAGGCTGCTGAGCTCCCCTTCAGCTCTGAGATGCTCGGAAATCCTGGGGTTGTATTTGAGGGGAGTCTGACTATCCCTGCCCCCCCATTCTAGTACTGGAGCTAGTGACCCCCCCACTGGACGGCATTATTCTCCCAGGGGTGATTCGGCGGAGCCTGCTGGACCTGGCCCAGACGTGGGTGAGTGGGACAGGATCCAGGCCAGCCATGGTGGTGGGGCCTGCTCTCCTGGGCTGTCTGCTGGCCTGGCCTTGGGCGCCCCCTGCTTGTCATATCTCCCCTTCTCTATGCATGTGCCTTTCTCTGTCCTCTCcctgagtgtctgtgtgtgtgggtgggtgggtgtctCCAGGTTGATCTTTATCGCTGAGTCTGTACCTCTGtaaatctctctgtctcatttgcctgttttgtctctctctgtgtctctgtttatCACCCCATGTCTCTGTGTCTGGTCTCTCTTGGCTCTCTGTGTCGCCGTCTTTCTGGTTTTGCCTCCTCGGCCTGGGCTCATGCTGGGTGCTCTATGCAGGGAGAGTTCCGTGTGACTGAGCGCCAGGTGCTCATGTCGGAGCTGCTGCTGGCCCTTCAGGAAGGCCGGGTGCAAGAGATCTTTGGTTCAGGCACGGCGTGCCAGGTGTGCCCAGTGCACCGCATCCTTTACCAGGGTGAGGTAAGAAGGGCAGCAGAGACCAGCCTGGGGGGGGACACAGCTGGGCCCTACATGAAGACCCCCTGCAGGTAGGGTTTGAGGCCCAGGCTGAGATCCCTGCCTCTTCTCAGGCTACTTCCTCTCCATTCCTCAGCACCTTCACATTCCTACCATGGAGAATGGGGCTAAACTTATCCTACGATTCCAGAAGGCGTTGTGTGATATCCAGGTAGGTTCTGGAGGTGGAGGGCAATTGGCAGCCCCTCCCCCTTGACTCCAGGGCTTTCTGGGGGCTCTGACCAGCCGCTTCCATCCCGTTTTCCCCAGTATGGAGATGGCTACCACGAGTGGATACTCCCTGTGTGACTGAGACCAGATCAGGCTCTGCCTTGGACAGCCCTCCTCCCTCCAGATCTCAGAGCACTTGACTCCttgccctttcccttctctcccccataCCCCTCAGCCAAAGATTCCAGGTGCAATATAATCCTCCATGCAGGTGGTCTGGGATGCCTGGGTCCCTACGTGCCCCAAGCTAAGCTGTACTCCCAAAGCCATATGGGCCAGGATCCAGGCATCTggcccctttccccacccctcagGAAGCGCCACACTCCATTCTTGCCAGCTTCAGAGGGCAGCAGCTAGGGGCCTGGATGGTATCAGATGAGGACCTCCCCTCTAATCACCAGCCCCCTAAGCCTGTCTGCGGCTgcagttaatttttttcccccattttccaaataaaaagcCAAAGGATGAGATGATGTTTTGCCTTGCCTTAGTCTCTCTCAGGGACCTAGGTGTCCCCTCCCTTTGATGCAGTCTCAAACCTCCCAAAGAGCTGACTCAAGGCCCCAAGGCCTCAGGCAGTGGAGACTCGTGCCTGTCCCTCTGCCCGCCCCCAAAGATGCCTCCGTGCCATTTGCTGTTGGTATATCGCTGCTTTATTGCTCTGATGATGAGCTAGAAAAGACATAAATAAGACCTGAGGTGCCCAGCCCTCAGAATAAATAGTAGCCAGGGCCTGCCTGAGCCGGGTGGAGTGGGGCTGGCGGGGCTCAGGAGGAGTAGCTGGGGCTGAGGCCCTGCACGGCCCCCACCATGCTCAGGGGGTCTGCAGAGCCCACGTCTGGGGGCTCAGGGCCCTGTGCCCAAGGTGGATCAGGGCCGGGCAGCCAGTCGCCTGGAAGTGGCAGGAAGCGAGAGGGGCCAGCCTGACCCAGGGAGGCCTGGGGGGACAGACGGAGGGTCCTTCTGTGAGTCTCTGATTCATACACATTATAACCATCCCCCAGCAGATGTTCCCGAAAGTTGCAGGCAGAAGGGTCATAGTGTACCTGTCGAGGCAAGAAGACAGCACAGGGTCAGTCAGAGGTACCGCTCACTGTGTGCCAGCCAGTTAAGCCTCAGTATGAGATGGCATGAGCCAGAGGGGGCAGGGCCACGGGGAGGatgattggggaaaggggagagtgtGCTCCCCTCTTCAGCACAGCCATGGCCAGGGAGGACCCTGTCCACCCTCTGTGTTCTCAATAGTCAGTCACAACCTCCTCTGGCCCTCTCTGACTTCAGGAGTCCCAGATACTTCACATTATGCCCCCACATTCTCTGGTCTCCCTGATCCATTGACCTTTCCTGCCTGGAATCCACTcactccctcatctctgcctctcagaattcaTAACATCCGTCAAAGCCCAGCTCAGGCATTACCCCTCACCCCCTCAAAATCACTAGGAATCTTTTGGGAATCCCCTAGAAAGTCAGCCCCTTAAATTCAGGAGCTATGGTCTGGCTTTGTTTTTGCATCCCCAaggctagcacagtgcctggagcatagtaggagcttaagaaAAGTGTGTTGAAGTTAGAAAGAGGTGCGAACTTacaggagatgagagagaagattCCAAGAGGAGATTgggaatgagagggagaaaagaggctGAGGCAGAGATAGGGGGCAGAGCAGGCTCTGGCCTGTGGCTCTCACCGCTCCATACAGTTCCCCGTTGGGCCTCATACACAGAAACCGAGAGCTCTGGACAGCGAGGATTCGGATGACTCCAGGCTTCACCGCCTTCAGTTCCAGAAGACCTGGGGGGAGGATGAAGTCAAGGGCCCTGCCCAGCATCCTCTGCTAGCTCCCAGGCTGGCAGACCTGGCAGACAGCCTCTCCCTCCCCGGCCCGGAGTCCCATCCCACACTCACTGTTGGGGCTCCTCTCAGCCACAGCTCGAACCACTCCATCTGGCCCCAGCTCCACATGGGCCTCCGTGTCCTGGCCATCATCTGTGTACAGGTGTCGGAGGCGGACCTGGCCACCAAACAGGAGCATGGGGCTGGAATCAGGGATGGGGGAGCCCCAGCCCCTGTAGGCCAGGAGCAAGGACAGCAGAGGAGCCAGGCAGCCCGGGACTCTCTTTGGGCCCATTGTCCAAGCAGTCAAGAGgttgaagaaaagaatgcctcaGGACTAGGATGGACAGGTGCCTGGACCCAGCAGAAGGCTCCTCTGTGGGCCCAGATGCTCAGCTGCCCAGCAGTCTCAGTCCTCAGGGCTCAAGCCACTTGCTTGCGCACCACAGGAAGGATTGAGTAGGTGGGAGTCTGGGGAGCCAGGGGTCCAGACGATCTAATTCCCTTGGGCCTCCTGAATCAAGGCTGGGTCTGATTCTTCTTCTTCTCCGGATTTCCTGTGGCTGCTCTGGGAGCTCCCAGGGGCTTATACCTGTCTCCAGGCTCCTCCGCCCACCTCTGGTCACCTGCTATTTTCATGAAACATGACCCATTTGGCTGGCAGCAGCAATTCCACCGTGGCGAAGTCACCACCCCATATGGATGATGCAACCTGGGATGGGGGGGGGTAGAGTGGGAATGGTTCTGTGAGCTTGGATGCCTGATGATCTGAGAGGATTAGGGGGGAGGTACAGACCCCTGAGTCCCTTGGAGCCTGGAGCTCCCGACAGCTGGGTCCTAAGATGCCTGGGATCCTGCAGTCCCTGAGAAGGTGGGGCTAGTCACAAGTGTCTGAAGGGGGGCCCAGACATGGAGGTCCATGAGAAGTTTGGGGAGGCCCAAGATGCCTGGAGCTGGAATAAGGTGGGGTCCCAGATGCCTgaatcagagaaagaagaggctTATGTTCAAAGGTCCTTGAAAAGATGAGGGCCTGGATATTGGCATCCCCAAGAAGAGGGGGGTCTGGACCACTGGGTCCCTGAAAAGTTATGAACCTGTTCACTTGTGTCCATGAAAAGGTAGGGCCCCACATACCTACGTCCTTGGGAAGGTGGAGGCCTGAACACCTGGGTCCCTGGGAAGGGAAGAATCCAGATATCTGGGAACAGCTGGGCCTAGGGGTCCAGGTAGCTGAGACTAGGTTCCTTGGCTAACACTTAAGCCCCTCCAGGACACCTATTGGCtagggatggaagaaaggagggtGAAAATGCAAATTACTGCTGGTGGAGTCCCTGGATGGAGAAGGAAGGGTAGGGTGCTGGCgaaggtcttcctgacccaggtTCCAGAGCTTCAAGCCTGGGCCCCTGCTGGCCATGCCCAGACAAAGGCGGGGGCACACAGAGGAGTCATGGGAGGCCTTCTGGGCCTCCTGATGCAATAGCCTCATTTCTTTCAGCAGGAATTTTTCCTGAGAGCAAAATCCCCAGCCTGACCCTTGACTCTGAGGTTCTGGGCAGGGTCAGGGCTAGGGCCCAGGAGCAAAAGAGGCAGGTGAGGTCAGTTGGGACTCACTAAGCTAGGGATGGGCCTGGGAAGGTTGAAGGGAGTCagggtcttcttcaacaacaatATCCTTTTGAGAGTTTTATGGAGAGGGGAAAGGCTGGGAACTTAGACACCAGAGTGACTAGACCCCCAAGTCCTTTAGAAACCAAAGGAGTTGGATTGTTGGAGGATGACAAATAGGGCATGGATCCCACTGGAATGTGGTCTGGAACCTGGGACCCCAAGGGTCTAGAGCTGCAGTAGGATAAAGCCCAGGTTTCATGAAATCCAGGTCCCTAAAGAAATCTGAAGGCAAGGGAGTTTGGAGGCATAGCAAATGTGAAGCCTGGACACCAGAGTCCCCAAGGAGTGAAGGATGGGATGCCAGATACTGGGGGAGGGGCAGCCTGGGTTTGAGGACCTGAGAGATGGAACCTAGACCCCTCCTGTTCAGAGTTTCTGATGAATGGGAGGCTGAAAACTGGGTTCTGGGAGAACAACACTTGGGTCCCTGAGGACCTGACAAAGGAAACCCTATTTCCCAGGCTCAGTGGCCTCTGAATGTTCTTTGGTCCTGTGCCCTCCTCAGAAAGATAGTTAAGCACAAACTTCACATGTACAGAGTTACTTATTGACCAATGACCTGCATGTATTGCTGTTTTAATAATTATGTCCTTGGTGGAACATCCACAGAAACAATTTTTAGAAAGAGTTTAAAGAGAAGAACATttgaaggtagaatcaacagaGAACCCCTAGGATCAACCAGAgacctacattttaaaaatattttttatttgtcagaggggatatgggaaaataaggacactaatgcattgttggtggagtcgtgaagtgatccaaccattctggagagcaatacaGAATTATGCCCAACGGGCTGTAAAaaaccactgctaggtctgtatcccaaagagataaaaacaaaaaaaggaaaaaagtcccacatgtacaaaatatttataacagctcactttgtgatggcaaagaattgggaattgaggggggatgcccatccatcggggaatgactgaacaagttgtggtacacgAATGTGACAGAAtatcactgtgctataagaaatgatgaagggaatggtttcaaaAGTTAGAATGATTTGTATGAACCAAAttaacagaaacaggagaacactgtacaaagtAGCAAcgatattgtacaatgatcagctaggaatgacttagctcttctcagccatccgatgatccaagacaattccaaagaactcatagtaaaaaaaaaatgctatacaccatcagagaaagagctgatggagtctgaatgcagactgaagcacaattcctttattttcttaatttttcttgcctcttttttgtaacCTGgcaaatatagaaatatgtttttcaggATTTCATGTGTATAATTGATGGCACATTTCTTGCTGTCACAACAGCTGGGGAAGGTTGGGTCCCCACCTTATTCCAGCCCCAGATTTTTATGAGCCAGTCTCTAACCTGTTAATGTTCAGTATTGCCAAAAGCAGAACTAGAGGCTAGAGTGCCAGAACTCCAGCAgtttaattaattgatttcagATGGAGGAATGTTCTCCTAGTTGAAGTCAAAGCATAGATTATATACTTAAATCAGaactggggaagaaggggggGAAGTTAGATTATAAATGCTCATTTAGTGGTTTCCTGTGAGAAACTCTGAAGTCCCACAATGCAACAGTTCTGGAGTCAAGTCTTTGGAGGTTGTGATTACCTCTCCTCGAGTacagaaccagagttctgtgacaGGAACAGATGTTGTAATATTTAATATGCTTAACTTAAGGTCCAGTGATTGTGAACATTGTCAGAATTCTGATTAATCAGTTTAAGCTGCTTTGGGAGCTCTGCCTCCCAAGCCAGAGaggaagcttttaaaaaaactaaattattagtatattcattacacatatcaTAGCAATTAACatgaaaattataaattccttTCTCAGGAGAAAGACAATTTGGAATTcggaatttttaaaatgaatgttaaaaataaataaatagtaatttagaaaattatatattatcagcatcttttatttttatatctaccGTGTTCCCTCTACCCCCTGTCCTGTgtcccagagagtcatcccttaaaaagacattaaaaaaaactttttaaaaaatatgaaagaaaagaaaaaagttcagcagAACCAGCTGacatggagggaaaaaaatctgacatgATATGCTGTCTCCACACTCAGAGTTCCTCTCCTCCTAACGGAATGGGTGGGGGTTGTCTTCTCCCATCACTTCTTTGGAGCCAGACTTGGTCTTTATAGTTTATCAATATTGGGTTTCGATTATTTTGTGTTCTTCCTACTGATACTATTAAAAACCAATTAATTAATAAGCAAAcaattaagagcctactatattCCGGCCAccgtgctaagccctggagatacaaaaagagaacacacacacacacacacacacacacacacacacacacacacacacacacacacacaccattcctTGTCTTCAGGGAGGTTACAGTgtgatgggagagacaacaggcGAACAAAACATGAACACGTTCCAGACCCGAAAAGTAGGAGGGTTGGATGAAGTCTTCTGGTAGAAGGTGGGATCTCGGCCCAAGGTCTGCCTCTCCGGGCTTCTCAGAACACATCACTTTCTTGACACAACAAAGTATTGCATCACATTCATGGACCAGTCTGCTCAGCCTTTCCCCAGCCAGTGGGCATCCACTGTATTCCCATTCCTTTGCCATCGCAAGAAGGGCCGCTTTCGATGCTTTGGGGGgtttctttttgtcagtgacctCCTTGGGGTGGGTGCTTTGCGGTGGGATATCTGGACGTTCTTTCAGAACGCTAGGACAGAGCTAACAGCGCATGCCGAGCCAGGCTTCCCGATGCCTCTCCTGGACCACCGTGAGGGGCGCCCCAGTGCACGGAGCGCTGAGCCGGGAGTCAGATATTGACTATCCGCGTGGTCACTCCCGCTAAGTCACTCACTGCATCCTCCTCCTGGAATGTCCAATGAGCTCACCCTGCGCTCTTTGTCTCTCTGGCACGGATTCACTGGGTGTGAGGGGACACGggcggggaggagagaggaaggttgCTTTCATTTCAGACCCAAGCTCTAGCAGGGTCTCTTAGGCAAGTGCACAGAGAATGGactggagagggggagagggggagacgAGGCACGGAAGCCAGGGAGAGGTGATAAGAGACTTCTGGACTAGGGTAGTAAGTGGTCAAGATGTTATGGCGGTCGAGACATtcgcacagtgcctgacatatagtaggagcATCATAGGTGTTTATCGACTGACTCACTGACCATCCACTAGCTCGACcggatgagggagagggaagagtcctGGATAACGCCAAAGTTGGAGTTCCTTCTAGGATTGGTGGTACCCCCTCTTCTGAAATAGGTAATGTCGGAAGAGACAAAGTAGTCATGTGACATCTGTTCATGTTCATCCTCCCTCCCTGACTGAACTGGAGGAACCAGTTCTCggcctttccctccctttcccacctCACCCCACCTTGGCTGGAGGGGGATTCCCAGCCCTTCTTGGCCCTGCCCTCTTTTGCCTCCTCCCAGGCGTGGGGCTTTGTCTGGGGCTGGAGGGTAGGTCTTCAGGGTTGAGGGGACTGAGGGGCCAGCATCTACCCAGGAGAGGGCTCCAACAGATCCACAAATAGGGGTGCTGGTGCTCTGGGCTGGGCCCCGAGGGACCACGCCAGCTTGGCAAGGCAACTGCGAGCTCCTCCAATTGCCAGGCAACAAAAGGATGAGGTTGGCCCGAAGGGAAAGAGGCGCACTATCAGGGCTGGTGGAACTtcatctccccttccttttccgcCTGTAGCTCTCTATTGGCCACCTCCAGAAAGGCTGGGGAGAGTGACGTGTCCCCAAGGAAGACGGTGGTCCCAGCCTAGAGCCCAGGTGAGTCAGACTGGGTCCTCGGGCTCAGCTCTTCCAgcctctgctcccttctcagggACTGCTGTGCCCTGTGGCCCCATCAGGAGCACCTACTCTGAGACAACCACACCCTTTCTCCCTGGGTACCCTCTGCCTCCTCAACATCTCTCAGTCAGGTTCCTGGCTTTTTTCCACAACTATGTGGCTCCCTTCTCACCGGCAACTGTGCTGGGCCTTCCTGGTTGCCTCACTCCTCTCTGTTACCTCCTTCTTTCTCCACCTCTGGAAAGGCAGCTTCTCCCCAAAACTGGTTTTCTCTGCTCTGTGCCACAAGCAATGCCCAGGCTTAACCAAAGTGGCCCTCTTCTGCCTGCCAGGGATGCCTCAAGGCCCCAATGGCTCTTCAGCTCTCCACAAGTCAGCAGTAAGTCCTGAGCCTAGCATCTGGACTATCCAGCCAGAGGGGCGCTTTGGAAACCAAATGGGCCAGTATGCCACTCTCTATGCCCTGGCCAAGCTGAATAGGAAGCAAGCCTTTATCTTGCCAGACATGCATGCCACCCTGGCTCCAGTCTTCAAGGTCACCCTCCCAGTACTAGACAGAGAGGCGGCTGCCCGAATGCCCTGGCACCTCTACCCTCTTCGAGACTGGATGGCAGAGGAGTATGCTCACCTGGGTGGCCAGGACATGCTACAGTTTACTGGCTTCCCCTGTTCCTGGACCTTTTACCACCACCTTCGGGCTGAGATTCATCAAGAATTCTCCTTGCACCGCCATGTCCAAGAAGAAGCACAGGCTTTCCTTCACTGGGTCCGCTACAGCAGAGGTAAGGGCAGAAATCTCACCTTTGTGGGGGTC
Proteins encoded:
- the FGF21 gene encoding fibroblast growth factor 21 produces the protein MGPKRVPGCLAPLLSLLLAYRGWGSPIPDSSPMLLFGGQVRLRHLYTDDGQDTEAHVELGPDGVVRAVAERSPNSLLELKAVKPGVIRILAVQSSRFLCMRPNGELYGAVHYDPSACNFREHLLGDGYNVYESETHRRTLRLSPQASLGQAGPSRFLPLPGDWLPGPDPPWAQGPEPPDVGSADPLSMVGAVQGLSPSYSS
- the LOC140503441 gene encoding galactoside alpha-(1,2)-fucosyltransferase 1-like, which encodes MWLPSHRQLCWAFLVASLLSVTSFFLHLWKGSFSPKLVFSALCHKQCPGLTKVALFCLPGMPQGPNGSSALHKSAVSPEPSIWTIQPEGRFGNQMGQYATLYALAKLNRKQAFILPDMHATLAPVFKVTLPVLDREAAARMPWHLYPLRDWMAEEYAHLGGQDMLQFTGFPCSWTFYHHLRAEIHQEFSLHRHVQEEAQAFLHWVRYSRGKGRNLTFVGVHVRRGDYVEVMPKHWQGVVADRAYLEQALAWFRARYPDAVFLVTSNGMKWCQENIDPSRGDVVFAGDGDEVAPGSDFALLTQCNHTVMTIGTFGYWAAYLASGKTIYLANYTLPDSQFLNIFKPQAAFLPEWIGIPADLSPLLH